In the genome of Rhodoplanes sp. Z2-YC6860, one region contains:
- a CDS encoding branched-chain amino acid ABC transporter permease, producing MKFSGAGLVAILGIALLGLLPLVAPPYYVSLMVPFFGYAIALLGFNLLFGYTGLLSFGHAMFLGFGAYGAAIVAGVLGIKSFEAVIVVVALASMLAALPIGYFCVRYTGIFFGMLTLAFGMLFHSFLFKFYHLTGGDSGMRVPRMNILGLEFAKYNKIEFLSGPFYYYCLALLVLAGLLMWRLVHSPFGLHLKTIRDNARKAEYLGVHVHRCRLAAFVISAGFGAIGGAILGFRIGLADPELVYWTQSGQLVFMAVLGGFSNFFGPIIGALTYTLLQDQLQSLTQYWRFVLGAVLALIVIGFPSGIAGLVTGLRARMQRGAA from the coding sequence ATGAAGTTCTCCGGCGCGGGCCTCGTCGCCATCCTGGGGATCGCTCTGCTCGGGCTGCTGCCGCTGGTCGCGCCGCCATATTACGTGAGCCTGATGGTGCCGTTCTTCGGCTACGCCATCGCGCTGCTCGGCTTCAATCTGCTGTTCGGCTACACGGGCCTTCTCTCCTTTGGCCATGCCATGTTTCTCGGCTTTGGCGCCTATGGCGCGGCGATCGTCGCGGGCGTTCTCGGCATCAAATCCTTCGAAGCCGTCATTGTCGTGGTCGCGCTTGCCTCGATGCTTGCGGCCCTCCCGATCGGCTATTTCTGCGTGCGCTACACCGGCATTTTCTTCGGCATGCTGACGCTCGCCTTCGGCATGCTGTTTCACTCCTTTCTGTTCAAGTTCTATCACCTCACCGGCGGCGACAGCGGCATGCGCGTGCCGCGCATGAACATCCTCGGGCTTGAATTCGCGAAGTACAACAAGATCGAGTTCCTGTCGGGCCCTTTCTATTATTATTGCCTGGCGCTGCTCGTGCTCGCCGGCCTTTTGATGTGGCGGCTGGTGCATTCGCCCTTCGGGCTGCATCTGAAGACGATCCGCGACAATGCGCGCAAGGCTGAATATCTCGGCGTGCATGTCCACCGCTGTCGGCTCGCGGCTTTCGTCATCTCGGCGGGCTTCGGCGCCATCGGCGGCGCGATCTTGGGCTTCCGCATCGGCCTCGCCGATCCCGAGCTGGTCTACTGGACGCAGTCCGGCCAGCTTGTCTTCATGGCGGTGCTCGGCGGCTTCTCCAACTTCTTCGGCCCCATCATCGGCGCGCTGACCTACACGCTGCTGCAGGACCAACTGCAGTCGCTCACGCAATACTGGCGCTTCGTGCTGGGCGCCGTCCTTGCGCTGATCGTGATCGGCTTCCCGAGCGGCATTGCCGGGCTCGTCACCGGGCTTCGCGCCCGCATGCAGCGGGGCGCGGCATGA
- a CDS encoding branched-chain amino acid ABC transporter permease — MWAFANIFVGGVFHAAVLFLVAAGLQLVFGVQKIVNLACGSFYALGAYFGITFLGYAQGFGLSPWLILPGLIVAGLLLGFIGPPIERLLRTVYGRDESFQLLLTFALVLMFQDVFRFLWGSNPRSLDSSYLIYGAINTPDFSVPVYNLLVIAAAIATAIGLGAFLQRTNYGRILRATAENRAMAEALGVDVRRVYSIVFTLGAVLGTTAGALVVPTAAASLDMAIEFVIEAFAVVVIGGLGSMRGALAGALVVGLVRAFSLVIYPEFEVLAIYLIVILVLLARPAGLFGRPVL, encoded by the coding sequence ATGTGGGCTTTTGCGAATATCTTCGTCGGCGGCGTGTTTCACGCCGCCGTTCTGTTCCTGGTCGCGGCCGGGCTGCAGCTCGTCTTCGGTGTGCAGAAGATCGTCAATCTGGCCTGCGGCTCGTTCTATGCGCTCGGCGCCTATTTCGGGATCACGTTTCTCGGTTATGCGCAGGGCTTCGGCCTCTCGCCTTGGCTGATCCTGCCGGGCCTGATCGTCGCTGGCCTCCTCCTCGGCTTCATCGGCCCCCCGATCGAGCGCCTGCTGCGCACCGTCTACGGCCGCGACGAGAGCTTTCAGTTGCTGCTCACCTTCGCTCTCGTCCTGATGTTCCAGGACGTGTTCCGCTTCCTCTGGGGCTCCAATCCGCGCTCGCTCGACAGCAGCTACCTCATCTATGGCGCAATCAACACCCCCGACTTCAGCGTGCCGGTCTACAACCTGCTGGTGATCGCCGCAGCGATTGCCACGGCAATCGGCCTCGGCGCCTTCCTGCAGCGCACGAATTACGGTCGCATCCTGCGCGCCACCGCCGAGAACCGCGCCATGGCGGAGGCGCTCGGCGTCGACGTGCGCCGCGTCTATTCGATCGTATTCACGCTCGGAGCGGTGCTCGGCACCACCGCGGGCGCCCTGGTCGTGCCGACCGCCGCAGCCTCGCTCGACATGGCGATCGAGTTCGTCATCGAGGCCTTTGCCGTGGTTGTCATCGGTGGCCTGGGCTCGATGCGCGGTGCGCTCGCCGGCGCACTGGTCGTGGGCCTCGTGCGGGCCTTTTCGCTGGTCATCTATCCTGAATTCGAGGTGCTCGCGATCTATCTCATTGTGATCTTGGTGCTCTTGGCGCGCCCGGCCGGTCTGTTCGGGAGGCCGGTGCTATGA
- a CDS encoding ABC transporter substrate-binding protein produces the protein MGLSRRTLLKSAAAAGALSASGGVFAPAIAQNKPVRIGLLAPRSGIAAAPGENGIRATQWAVERFNAAGGIAGRKVEIVIEEESSPKDTIERFGKLVQQEKVDCVQGIISTGAGLALGPAVEEARALTIYWDGTTQDGVDEKIPNPRYLFRSTDNECEAVMSSLLTIKHWKGKFVTVAGINPDYSYGRNNMAAFIAILKRFGIEHKVVTEQWPKVGTMDLTSHVAALKAAKPDLIFSSLLFADLPVFMKQAHAAELTKDTKLVFPAAGWQHTLMKKEFTPEGMLFGHNTLYFANPNASALAKEFVAWYEKTYKDYPEWEADRAYFAIASYKAAVEKAAKAKNGAWPSQDDVIDAMVGLSVESLGGQGSWRKDHIADQTFVQGFTTHNNSYDFVTLGAFETMFSTDLQKPPGANFWEWIKTAQFKV, from the coding sequence ATGGGCCTTTCACGTCGCACGCTATTGAAATCGGCGGCTGCAGCTGGCGCGCTCTCCGCATCCGGCGGCGTCTTCGCGCCGGCGATTGCGCAGAACAAGCCGGTGCGCATCGGCCTCCTCGCGCCGCGCTCCGGCATTGCCGCGGCGCCGGGCGAGAACGGCATCCGCGCCACCCAATGGGCGGTCGAGCGCTTCAACGCGGCAGGCGGCATCGCCGGACGCAAGGTCGAGATCGTCATCGAGGAGGAATCCTCCCCGAAGGACACGATCGAGCGCTTCGGCAAGCTCGTGCAGCAGGAGAAGGTCGACTGCGTGCAAGGCATCATCTCGACCGGCGCGGGTCTGGCGCTCGGCCCAGCGGTCGAAGAGGCGCGCGCGCTGACCATCTATTGGGACGGCACCACGCAGGACGGCGTCGACGAGAAGATTCCCAATCCGCGCTATCTGTTCCGCTCGACCGACAACGAGTGCGAGGCGGTGATGTCCTCGCTGCTCACCATCAAGCACTGGAAGGGCAAGTTCGTCACGGTCGCCGGCATCAACCCGGACTATTCCTACGGCCGCAACAACATGGCGGCCTTCATCGCCATCCTCAAGCGCTTCGGCATCGAGCACAAGGTCGTCACCGAGCAATGGCCGAAGGTCGGCACCATGGACCTGACCAGCCATGTCGCGGCGCTGAAAGCCGCGAAGCCGGACTTGATCTTCTCTTCGCTGCTGTTTGCCGACCTGCCGGTGTTCATGAAGCAGGCGCACGCGGCGGAACTGACCAAGGACACCAAGCTCGTCTTCCCGGCAGCCGGCTGGCAGCACACGCTGATGAAGAAGGAGTTCACGCCGGAAGGTATGCTGTTCGGCCACAACACGCTCTACTTCGCCAATCCGAACGCCTCGGCTTTGGCGAAGGAGTTCGTCGCCTGGTACGAGAAGACCTACAAGGACTACCCGGAGTGGGAGGCCGATCGCGCCTACTTCGCCATCGCCTCCTACAAGGCGGCAGTCGAGAAGGCGGCGAAAGCAAAGAATGGCGCGTGGCCGTCGCAGGACGACGTCATCGACGCCATGGTCGGTCTGTCGGTGGAAAGCCTCGGCGGCCAAGGCTCCTGGCGCAAGGATCACATCGCCGACCAGACCTTCGTGCAGGGCTTCACCACGCACAACAACAGTTATGATTTCGTCACGCTCGGCGCGTTCGAGACCATGTTCTCGACCGATCTGCAGAAGCCGCCGGGCGCCAATTTCTGGGAGTGGATCAAGACCGCGCAGTTCAAGGTCTAG
- a CDS encoding DUF6166 domain-containing protein — protein MTVYEGKRTIDGLRVTADGKRLDEHYEIKRFTKYGFEWTYEGESPQQLALAILYDHLGDHDRAVRLSQPFMTEIVANFDNDWTIDGQEIDAFLRAHA, from the coding sequence ATGACGGTCTATGAAGGCAAGCGCACGATCGACGGCCTCCGCGTCACCGCCGACGGCAAAAGGCTCGACGAGCATTACGAGATCAAGCGGTTCACCAAATATGGCTTCGAGTGGACCTACGAGGGAGAAAGCCCGCAGCAACTGGCGCTGGCCATTCTCTACGACCATCTCGGCGACCATGATCGGGCGGTCAGGCTGTCGCAACCCTTCATGACGGAGATCGTCGCCAATTTTGACAACGATTGGACGATCGACGGACAGGAGATCGACGCGTTTCTGCGCGCCCACGCGTGA
- a CDS encoding GntR family transcriptional regulator has translation MAPSRRTSGHRAAARQAAQRLAGPVRRPREVMPAETLTEQAYRIIEEQIVTLRLKPGEVLSEQLLSASYGFGRTPIREALQRLAREGLVTILSRKGILVSDLNPRTQLLVLEVRRELERLLSRAGAERATRLQREQLQDIARQMDQAASRNDDISFMRLDRELNLLVLEAAHNEFAERSMKLLQGLSRRFWYMHYRDAADLPLCARLHANQARAIAKGDADAAARASDKLMDYVETFTRATVQV, from the coding sequence GTGGCTCCGAGCAGACGCACCAGCGGACACCGCGCCGCCGCCCGCCAGGCGGCGCAGCGGCTCGCGGGCCCGGTGCGCCGCCCGCGCGAGGTCATGCCGGCCGAGACGCTGACCGAGCAGGCCTATCGCATTATCGAGGAACAGATCGTCACGTTGCGGCTGAAGCCCGGCGAGGTGCTGTCCGAGCAGCTTCTGTCCGCGAGCTATGGCTTCGGCCGCACGCCGATCCGCGAGGCGCTGCAGCGCCTCGCCCGCGAGGGGCTCGTCACCATCCTGTCGCGCAAGGGCATTCTGGTGTCCGATCTCAATCCACGCACCCAGCTGCTGGTGCTCGAGGTGCGCCGCGAGCTCGAGCGCCTGCTGAGCCGTGCCGGAGCCGAACGCGCCACCAGGCTGCAGCGCGAGCAGTTGCAGGACATTGCCCGCCAGATGGATCAGGCGGCGAGTCGCAACGACGATATTTCCTTCATGCGGCTCGATCGCGAGCTCAACCTGCTGGTGCTGGAAGCCGCGCACAACGAATTTGCCGAGCGTTCGATGAAGCTGTTGCAGGGGCTCTCGCGCCGCTTCTGGTACATGCACTATCGCGACGCCGCCGACCTGCCGCTCTGCGCGCGGCTGCATGCCAACCAGGCCCGCGCCATCGCCAAGGGCGATGCCGACGCCGCGGCGCGCGCCAGCGACAAGCTGATGGACTATGTCGAGACCTTCACGCGTGCAACGGTGCAAGTGTGA
- a CDS encoding Bug family tripartite tricarboxylate transporter substrate binding protein translates to MRPRTALFTLLKAGAAACAVFVFAAAVAQAQDAKGPRGVVTIISPFAPGSAPDVSARVLAPLLSERWATSVVVENKVGANGNIAMASAARAVPDGTTLIMAPDTVFCINPHLYKSTSFDPGRDFVPVASVVSNQFLLLVHPSVKANDLAGFVALARAAKPPLLYASIGVGSLHQLAMEMLKKRAGIELTHVPYRGGNATLTAIMGGEVQAAFSGAASAGIIASGKLKALAISGTRRSAAFPDVPTLGETYPGLTVDAWMGLFAPAGMPESLLEKIRADVRDTLASPAFRDRINVSGNLEPLLLDVPAFKQTIASDTAKYTAVLKELNIQEP, encoded by the coding sequence ATGCGTCCGAGAACCGCACTGTTCACGCTGCTGAAGGCCGGCGCCGCCGCGTGCGCTGTCTTTGTCTTTGCTGCTGCGGTCGCCCAGGCACAAGATGCCAAGGGGCCGCGCGGCGTCGTCACGATCATTTCCCCGTTCGCGCCAGGCTCCGCACCCGATGTGTCGGCGCGGGTGCTGGCTCCGTTGCTGTCCGAACGTTGGGCAACATCCGTCGTTGTCGAGAACAAGGTCGGCGCCAATGGCAACATCGCGATGGCGTCCGCCGCCCGGGCCGTGCCGGACGGGACCACGCTGATCATGGCGCCCGACACCGTCTTCTGCATCAATCCTCATCTCTACAAGTCGACATCGTTCGACCCCGGCCGGGATTTCGTCCCGGTGGCAAGCGTTGTTTCAAATCAGTTCCTGTTGCTGGTTCATCCGAGCGTGAAAGCGAACGATCTGGCTGGCTTTGTCGCGCTCGCCCGTGCCGCGAAACCGCCTCTGCTCTATGCCTCCATTGGCGTCGGAAGCTTGCACCAGCTCGCGATGGAGATGCTGAAGAAGCGTGCCGGGATCGAGCTGACGCATGTGCCGTACCGTGGCGGCAACGCCACGCTGACGGCCATCATGGGCGGCGAAGTCCAGGCCGCATTCAGCGGCGCCGCGAGCGCCGGGATCATCGCGTCCGGAAAGCTCAAGGCTCTGGCGATCAGCGGCACCAGACGATCCGCGGCGTTTCCCGACGTGCCGACGCTTGGTGAGACCTACCCGGGTCTTACGGTCGACGCCTGGATGGGGCTGTTCGCTCCGGCGGGCATGCCGGAGAGCCTGCTGGAGAAAATCCGCGCCGACGTCCGCGATACGCTCGCAAGCCCGGCCTTCAGGGATCGCATCAACGTGTCCGGAAACCTGGAACCGCTGCTCCTGGACGTCCCAGCGTTCAAGCAGACGATCGCATCCGACACGGCGAAATACACGGCCGTGTTGAAGGAGTTGAATATCCAGGAGCCGTGA
- a CDS encoding amidohydrolase family protein — protein MPTIDVFTHVLPTRTMAAMEKLGTGFGTMGSRIAAMRMLHDLESRFRVMDEFGDYQQIISLSSPPIEEVANAEDGGRIAVIANDEMAELVARHPTRFPGFVASVCLLDPDQGLKEGERALGELGAVGLQLFTDVGGRPLDHASFDGVFELAWKSGVPIWLHPTRPPSIPDFAAEEHSHFDMSQILGWPYATAVTMMRLVLTGLFDRFPGIRIITHHLGGMIPFHAVRAERGLLRESMNRSDTGPEARTQRLRRPPLQYLKQFYADTAMHGADAAVRCGLEFFGENRVLFATDHPFGTIQTGIDMIPRLALSPSGEAKLRHENIERLVGGKLKG, from the coding sequence ATGCCGACGATCGACGTATTCACCCACGTGCTGCCGACGCGAACGATGGCGGCCATGGAGAAGCTCGGCACAGGTTTCGGAACGATGGGCAGTCGCATCGCCGCGATGAGAATGCTGCACGACCTTGAAAGCCGCTTCCGCGTCATGGATGAGTTCGGCGACTACCAGCAGATCATCTCGCTCTCCAGTCCGCCGATCGAAGAGGTTGCGAACGCTGAGGACGGTGGACGCATCGCCGTCATTGCCAACGACGAGATGGCCGAGCTGGTGGCGCGCCATCCAACCCGGTTTCCAGGATTCGTCGCGTCGGTGTGCCTGCTCGATCCCGATCAGGGTCTGAAGGAAGGCGAACGCGCCCTCGGTGAGCTTGGAGCCGTCGGCCTCCAGCTGTTCACGGATGTCGGCGGACGTCCGCTCGATCACGCTTCCTTCGATGGCGTGTTCGAACTCGCATGGAAGTCTGGCGTGCCCATCTGGCTGCATCCGACGCGTCCGCCGTCGATCCCGGATTTTGCGGCAGAAGAACACTCGCACTTCGACATGTCGCAGATTCTCGGCTGGCCCTACGCGACAGCCGTCACCATGATGCGGCTCGTTCTGACGGGGCTGTTCGATCGCTTTCCGGGAATCCGGATCATCACCCATCATCTGGGCGGCATGATCCCGTTTCACGCTGTCCGCGCCGAACGCGGGCTCCTGCGGGAGTCGATGAACCGATCAGACACGGGCCCCGAGGCGCGGACCCAACGGTTGCGGAGGCCGCCGCTGCAATATCTGAAACAGTTCTACGCCGACACGGCGATGCACGGCGCAGATGCGGCGGTGCGTTGCGGACTGGAGTTCTTCGGCGAGAACCGGGTGCTGTTCGCCACCGACCACCCGTTCGGCACGATCCAGACCGGCATCGATATGATTCCGCGGCTCGCGCTCTCCCCTTCCGGTGAAGCGAAGCTGCGGCATGAAAACATCGAGCGGCTCGTGGGCGGCAAGCTGAAAGGTTGA
- a CDS encoding Bug family tripartite tricarboxylate transporter substrate binding protein: MPRNVDKFAQGKLVVGKTICSHDQRASQPGEASMSLARRQFIQLSLGAAALPALSHQGWAQSYPSRPISLVVFLPAGAIPDIIGRLIGDALSQRLGQPIIIDNRPGAGGNIALQAVARAPADGHTLLLLASPHAVNVSLYPSNPVSLTKDIIPVASLNHDTFILLVNPSLPVNTVAEFIAYAKANPGKINLASNGTGNLTHLAGELFKIATGIDALHVPYRGSPASLAALTAGDVQAGFDTAGTSLPLIQAGKIRAIGVSSLTRVSLLPNVSTIAETVPGYTVTGWLGIGATKGTPAEIVQRLNREINAVLAEPAIRSKMADLNSEPFTSTPAEFAKFTAEDAEKWGKVVKAAGIKIE, from the coding sequence TTGCCTCGGAACGTTGACAAATTCGCGCAGGGCAAATTAGTTGTCGGTAAAACTATCTGCTCGCACGACCAACGCGCGAGCCAACCGGGGGAAGCATCCATGAGCCTGGCCCGCCGCCAATTCATTCAGTTGAGCCTGGGAGCCGCAGCCCTTCCCGCCCTGTCGCACCAGGGATGGGCGCAAAGCTATCCGTCGCGGCCGATATCGCTCGTTGTCTTCCTTCCGGCCGGCGCGATCCCCGACATCATCGGCCGGCTCATCGGCGACGCACTGTCGCAGCGGCTCGGCCAGCCGATCATCATCGACAACCGCCCTGGCGCCGGCGGTAACATCGCGCTGCAAGCCGTTGCGCGAGCGCCGGCGGATGGCCATACGCTTCTTCTCCTGGCCTCGCCCCATGCCGTGAACGTGTCGCTCTATCCAAGCAATCCGGTCAGCCTGACCAAAGACATCATTCCGGTCGCGAGCCTGAACCACGACACGTTCATCCTGCTGGTCAATCCGTCGCTGCCGGTGAACACCGTCGCGGAATTCATCGCTTATGCGAAGGCCAACCCCGGCAAGATTAATCTCGCCTCGAACGGCACCGGCAACCTCACCCACCTCGCAGGCGAGCTGTTCAAGATCGCAACCGGCATCGATGCGTTGCACGTGCCTTATCGCGGCTCGCCGGCATCGCTCGCGGCCTTGACGGCCGGCGACGTGCAGGCCGGATTCGATACCGCCGGGACGTCGCTGCCGCTGATTCAAGCCGGCAAGATTCGCGCGATCGGCGTGTCGTCGCTGACGCGCGTGTCACTTTTGCCCAACGTCTCAACGATCGCCGAGACCGTCCCCGGCTACACGGTCACCGGATGGCTCGGCATCGGCGCAACGAAGGGCACGCCGGCAGAGATCGTTCAGCGGCTCAATCGGGAGATCAACGCGGTGCTCGCCGAGCCCGCCATCAGGTCGAAGATGGCCGATCTCAACAGCGAGCCGTTCACGAGCACGCCTGCCGAGTTCGCCAAATTCACCGCTGAAGACGCCGAGAAGTGGGGCAAGGTTGTGAAAGCGGCCGGCATCAAGATCGAATAG
- a CDS encoding D-amino acid dehydrogenase, giving the protein MIHSHSSKVAVIGAGVTGITTAYQLARRGCRVTVFDRQRYPAMDTSFANGGQLSASNAEVWNSWATVLKGLRWMFTPGAPLLVNPKPSWHKISWMAEFVGAIPRYEENTVTTVRLAIEARAHLLQMAADEGIDFDCQHRGMLHVYHNKADFEHAGRVSALLAKGGLQRHSVTPSEIRSIEPALNGTFYGGYHTPSDFSGDIHKFTVGLARACERLGVVMRMSTEVSAVQAGADAVSVTSRPIGADARDTIERFDQIVVCSGVGSRALAASLGDRINIYPVKGYSITVELPEKADQDAAPWTALLDDQTKIVSSRLGASRLRIAGTAEFNGMNRDIRAERIAPLLAWCQTHFPRVSTRQSMPWAGLRPMMPDMLPRVMRGRNPRVFYNTGHGHLGWTLSAATADMVATLVTGSQSQPRARSLLDLDAALDDDLPPHGSLGRDPLLQGGGAVGRDIDARGV; this is encoded by the coding sequence ATGATTCACTCTCACTCTTCCAAAGTCGCCGTCATTGGTGCCGGCGTCACCGGCATCACCACCGCCTATCAGCTCGCCAGACGCGGCTGCCGCGTCACCGTGTTCGACCGTCAGCGCTATCCGGCCATGGATACGTCGTTCGCCAACGGCGGACAGCTTTCGGCGTCCAATGCCGAGGTCTGGAACAGCTGGGCCACCGTCCTCAAAGGCCTGCGATGGATGTTCACGCCGGGCGCGCCGCTGCTGGTGAACCCGAAACCGTCCTGGCACAAGATTTCGTGGATGGCGGAGTTCGTCGGGGCGATCCCCCGTTACGAGGAAAACACCGTTACGACCGTTCGCCTCGCGATCGAGGCGCGCGCGCATCTGCTGCAGATGGCCGCGGACGAAGGCATCGACTTCGACTGCCAGCACCGCGGCATGCTGCATGTCTATCACAACAAGGCGGACTTCGAGCATGCCGGTCGCGTGTCTGCGCTGCTGGCCAAAGGCGGGCTGCAGCGCCATTCCGTCACGCCGTCCGAAATCCGAAGCATCGAGCCTGCGCTCAACGGCACGTTCTATGGCGGCTACCATACGCCGTCCGATTTCAGCGGCGACATCCACAAGTTCACCGTTGGCCTCGCACGCGCCTGCGAGCGGCTCGGCGTCGTCATGCGGATGTCGACTGAAGTCTCAGCCGTGCAGGCCGGCGCCGATGCGGTGTCGGTGACCAGCCGGCCGATCGGCGCGGACGCGCGCGACACGATCGAGCGGTTCGATCAGATCGTGGTCTGCAGCGGCGTGGGCTCGCGCGCGCTCGCGGCAAGCCTGGGCGATCGTATCAACATCTATCCGGTCAAAGGCTATTCGATCACCGTCGAGCTTCCGGAAAAGGCCGATCAGGATGCGGCCCCATGGACGGCCTTGCTCGACGACCAGACCAAGATCGTCAGCAGCCGGCTTGGCGCATCGCGGTTGCGCATCGCCGGCACGGCGGAATTCAACGGCATGAACCGCGACATCCGCGCCGAGCGGATCGCGCCGCTGCTCGCTTGGTGCCAGACGCATTTTCCGCGCGTGAGCACGCGCCAGTCCATGCCGTGGGCGGGACTGCGGCCGATGATGCCGGACATGCTGCCGCGGGTGATGCGTGGACGGAATCCGCGCGTGTTCTACAACACCGGCCACGGCCATCTTGGATGGACGCTGTCGGCGGCCACGGCCGACATGGTGGCGACGCTCGTCACCGGCAGCCAGAGCCAGCCGCGCGCGCGGTCACTTCTCGATCTTGATGCCGCCCTTGACGATGACCTCCCGCCACATGGCAGTCTCGGCCGTGATCCGCTGCTGCAGGGTGGCGGCGCCGTCGGCCGCGACATCGACGCCCGCGGCGTTTAA
- a CDS encoding cupin domain-containing protein, which produces MTTLPAGAPSLEEILIQSEGMPWREKSLKGISEKMLWRNEDTGASIALIKFDKGAGIPQPHLHAANQFMFCLRGRYEYTATKVVLTAGSFYCNPKGNVHGPAVAHEETVVIEIYDGPHYPQKPDWYTDEQDAR; this is translated from the coding sequence ATGACCACGCTCCCCGCTGGCGCTCCCAGCCTCGAAGAAATCCTGATCCAGTCGGAAGGCATGCCATGGCGCGAGAAGTCGCTGAAAGGCATCTCCGAGAAGATGCTGTGGCGCAACGAGGACACCGGCGCCTCGATCGCGCTGATCAAGTTCGACAAGGGCGCGGGCATTCCGCAGCCGCACTTGCATGCAGCGAACCAGTTCATGTTCTGCCTGCGCGGCAGGTACGAATACACCGCGACCAAGGTCGTGCTGACCGCCGGAAGCTTCTACTGCAACCCCAAGGGCAACGTGCACGGTCCGGCCGTTGCGCACGAGGAGACCGTCGTGATCGAGATCTATGACGGCCCGCACTATCCGCAGAAGCCGGACTGGTACACCGACGAGCAGGACGCTCGCTGA
- a CDS encoding RidA family protein gives MPKIQITSPKLRQPNGVFSHATAIEATGRFVFISGMTSRRPDGSIAGIGDITEQTKQVCENLKAAVEAAGGTMDDICRVDVYVRNMEHFDAIHKVRAQYFKAPLPASTMVEINKMTSPDYLIEINAIAVLPTK, from the coding sequence ATGCCTAAAATTCAGATCACGAGCCCGAAGCTGCGCCAGCCGAATGGCGTGTTCTCCCATGCCACGGCCATCGAGGCGACCGGCCGTTTCGTGTTCATCTCAGGCATGACCTCGCGGCGTCCGGACGGCAGCATCGCCGGTATCGGCGACATCACCGAGCAGACGAAGCAGGTCTGCGAGAATCTGAAAGCCGCGGTCGAAGCCGCCGGCGGCACGATGGACGACATCTGCCGCGTCGACGTCTATGTCCGCAACATGGAGCACTTCGACGCGATCCATAAGGTTCGCGCCCAGTACTTCAAGGCGCCCCTGCCCGCCTCCACCATGGTCGAGATCAACAAGATGACCTCGCCCGACTATCTCATCGAGATCAACGCCATCGCGGTTCTGCCGACGAAGTAA
- a CDS encoding dienelactone hydrolase family protein yields the protein MIGRPISLRAGDGHNLSAYEAKPDARPRGGIVLVQEIFGVTPHIQSVCNGYATQGYHVVAPALFDRISPGLELGYSKDDAATGRAMRTRISWEQVFADVVAAQTQLRDSGKTAVLGYCWGGTVAWRSATQLPNVAGAVCYYATGIVPHVAEQPRCPVLMHFGDNDPIATPDHARQLRAAHSEASVSIHTYPASHGFNCDEIANFHAPSAELALQRSLAFLASMMN from the coding sequence ATGATCGGACGGCCCATCTCACTTCGCGCCGGCGACGGCCATAACCTCAGCGCCTACGAGGCCAAGCCCGATGCGCGGCCGCGCGGCGGCATTGTTCTGGTTCAGGAAATCTTCGGCGTGACCCCGCACATCCAGAGCGTTTGCAACGGCTATGCCACGCAGGGCTATCACGTGGTGGCGCCGGCCTTGTTCGATCGCATCAGCCCCGGCCTCGAGCTCGGCTACTCCAAGGACGATGCGGCAACAGGCCGCGCCATGCGCACCCGCATCTCCTGGGAGCAGGTGTTTGCCGATGTCGTCGCCGCGCAAACGCAACTCCGGGACTCGGGCAAAACCGCCGTGCTCGGCTATTGCTGGGGCGGCACGGTGGCCTGGCGCAGCGCGACGCAGCTTCCGAACGTCGCTGGCGCGGTCTGCTATTACGCCACCGGGATCGTGCCCCACGTGGCCGAGCAGCCGCGCTGCCCGGTGCTGATGCATTTCGGCGATAACGATCCGATCGCGACACCCGACCATGCGCGGCAACTCCGCGCGGCGCATAGCGAGGCGAGCGTCAGCATTCACACCTATCCGGCGAGCCACGGCTTCAACTGCGACGAGATCGCAAATTTTCACGCGCCCAGCGCGGAGCTGGCGCTGCAGCGCTCGCTCGCATTCCTGGCGTCGATGATGAACTGA